Proteins encoded by one window of Rubinisphaera margarita:
- a CDS encoding BatA domain-containing protein has translation MSFLQPAMLWALPIIALPIVIHLINQRRYRTIEWAAMTFLLAATTMSRGYARIRQWLILAMRTLAIAGLVFAISRPLASGWLRLAAPGTVDTTIVLLDTSPSMQQQGNRAGVTKLDAARTQLMQSLKLIHSNHWIVIDSATLQPHEIESPEMLDSLVPTKSTSASADIPGMLQAAYEYLRDNRPSQTEIWICSDLRQNDWDAESARWKVLREAFLEAPTPTRFHLLAYGDGAAGNRSIRLTAAETRETMSGRELLISLVVRQSEAEKTTLPVRLEVAGGITEIPVELTGTETELVNYAIPLAGDPQKRGWGRLKIPADANSADNEFYFVFDEPPPRQTMIVAENDKGVRSLQLAAEIAPDVETVSAARVMTPQQAQTADWDQVALLLWQAELPDDSLRPLVESVVDRGGRVIFFPPEGNSADEFAGLGWGDWHEEPVGFQTVNWRQDQDLLANVRSGEALPVNELSITRYRTIEGEQSKLATLDSGDALLSCAITPRRNVYFCGTRATDDHSTLARNGIVLYAMIQRALADGAESLAAARQVVAGEVDADQSVHWQRLASDDAAVSTRFRFHAGAYEQNERLYAVNRSSDEDRPLIVDSERTAGLFQGLQFDRVDEQTGEDNALLREIWATFLFLMLLALIAEAALSIPRRRPSQANVTPAFVKEAAA, from the coding sequence ATGAGTTTCCTTCAACCCGCCATGCTCTGGGCCCTGCCGATTATCGCGCTGCCCATCGTCATTCATCTCATCAATCAGCGTCGCTACCGCACGATCGAATGGGCGGCGATGACCTTTCTGCTGGCCGCGACCACCATGTCTCGTGGCTACGCCAGGATTCGGCAGTGGCTCATTCTGGCCATGCGGACTCTGGCCATTGCCGGTCTGGTGTTTGCCATCAGTCGTCCACTCGCGAGTGGCTGGCTTCGGCTCGCCGCGCCCGGGACCGTCGATACAACGATTGTTCTGCTCGATACTTCGCCCAGCATGCAGCAGCAGGGAAACCGGGCGGGCGTGACGAAACTGGACGCGGCCCGGACGCAGTTGATGCAGTCGCTGAAGTTGATCCATTCCAATCACTGGATCGTCATCGACAGTGCGACTTTGCAGCCTCATGAGATCGAGTCGCCGGAAATGCTCGATTCGCTTGTACCCACGAAAAGCACAAGTGCATCGGCCGATATCCCTGGCATGTTACAAGCCGCCTACGAGTATCTGCGAGACAATCGTCCCAGCCAGACGGAAATCTGGATCTGCTCGGACCTGAGACAAAACGACTGGGACGCAGAAAGTGCTCGCTGGAAGGTGTTGCGGGAGGCTTTTCTGGAAGCACCGACGCCCACCCGTTTCCATCTGCTGGCATACGGCGACGGTGCGGCTGGTAATCGCTCGATTCGCCTCACGGCTGCCGAAACGCGGGAGACAATGTCCGGTCGGGAACTGCTGATTTCCCTCGTAGTGCGGCAGTCGGAAGCGGAGAAGACGACGCTGCCTGTCCGTCTCGAAGTCGCCGGGGGAATCACCGAGATTCCTGTTGAACTGACGGGCACCGAAACGGAACTGGTCAACTACGCGATTCCGCTGGCTGGAGATCCGCAGAAACGGGGATGGGGACGATTGAAGATTCCAGCCGACGCGAACAGCGCCGACAACGAATTTTATTTTGTGTTCGACGAACCTCCGCCGCGACAAACGATGATCGTCGCCGAGAACGATAAGGGCGTTCGCTCGTTACAGCTGGCAGCCGAGATCGCCCCGGATGTCGAAACCGTGTCCGCGGCCAGGGTGATGACGCCGCAACAGGCTCAAACGGCCGACTGGGATCAGGTCGCTCTTCTGCTCTGGCAGGCTGAACTGCCGGACGATTCGCTTCGCCCGCTGGTGGAATCGGTGGTCGATCGAGGAGGCCGGGTGATCTTCTTTCCGCCGGAGGGCAACAGCGCGGACGAATTCGCCGGACTGGGCTGGGGCGACTGGCACGAGGAACCGGTCGGGTTCCAAACCGTCAACTGGCGTCAGGATCAGGATCTGCTGGCGAATGTTCGCAGCGGCGAAGCGTTGCCGGTGAACGAGCTCAGTATCACTCGCTACAGGACCATTGAAGGAGAGCAGTCAAAACTCGCAACGTTGGATTCGGGAGATGCGTTGCTCAGCTGTGCGATCACTCCGCGGAGAAACGTCTATTTCTGTGGAACACGCGCGACCGACGATCATTCGACTCTCGCGCGGAACGGAATTGTTTTGTACGCCATGATTCAACGGGCACTGGCAGACGGAGCCGAGTCGTTGGCCGCTGCTCGACAGGTTGTCGCGGGGGAAGTCGATGCGGATCAGTCTGTGCACTGGCAGCGACTGGCGAGTGACGATGCAGCCGTTTCGACCCGTTTTCGTTTCCATGCGGGGGCCTACGAGCAGAACGAACGCCTCTATGCCGTTAATCGCAGTTCGGACGAAGACCGACCGTTGATTGTCGATTCCGAGCGTACCGCCGGGCTGTTTCAGGGACTGCAGTTTGACCGCGTCGATGAGCAGACCGGAGAGGACAACGCCCTGCTCCGCGAGATCTGGGCGACCTTTCTGTTCCTCATGCTGCTGGCCCTGATCGCCGAAGCGGCTCTTTCGATTCCGCGACGTCGTCCGTCTCAGGCGAATGTGACGCCGGCTTTCGTCAAGGAGGCCGCGGCATGA
- a CDS encoding TlpA family protein disulfide reductase yields the protein MLQRLLIGLLLVGSVLCAPQISAEEPAESTKSALLTLQDGSQIHGQLNPSQTAGTIRWSIDEFVSPIDFPVDHFVSAVFPAPARREQMKGVFSVEFHSGDVIAGEITKWEQGQLTLESPRFGSLTLLENAIRRIDRIDDEAELLYSGLTGVSDFRTVEGPWIFDGMRLVTSEPGSRIIGEFELPDRVMVEFAVSREEGAEFSFVIAFDSRDKRTAPFGWSCTAFGNSLALIYEQEKFAALKPVGTLSQSDTVRLIAYLDQPGGAIHLYERTGKPLAVLQIPESIRLEHTDKLATGLGLILNDEGTVRLEQLSVSHWNGVLPAAQLSAIRQFHLNDGTTVAGPAESFEHSAETVTQTQNNQTLSFELTELKRAVFAGESNREPRQVVVLMSDQSRISGELVSVSDQTLTVRSPDVVEPIGVSLAGIRTLFNASGHASEKRESKDDSVATLYVSSGTLKGRLVDSTGADEESCLVWQPQLGSSSSALKPLLSGRIVYREPVAPKPEVTVEAVPVEQPNQNALQKFGQLFFENLGRGRARRERKNEDPQPHDIHLITGDVIPCEIESISAQGVHFSSKMTDTRLIGHEHLRAVVFDRTADVPELEKARRERLLTLPRNQKASPPTHLLCSSGGDFLRCRLNALDQDALVVEIQLSDHEIPADRVSHIIWMHPERSIGTVTGEREGESTSEENPEPTMVVAGQIQARMAKDNRSTFVPIRVENGEIVGTSSVFGECRVPISRIDQLLLGEAVVDAAGDLPYHDWKLQPAVEPLYTQGTGDGQGASAPGMASSLIDKPAPDFQLPLLDGGEFVLSENRDQIVLLDFWATWCGPCMLTMPLLEKAMKEFEGKSVRLISVNLEERPEQIREVRDRHKLSMTVALDRDGAISRRYSIQSIPQLIVIDREGVVHRHFIGGGQTTVDEAARAVRDLLKEPADSLP from the coding sequence ATGTTGCAACGCCTCCTTATCGGCCTGCTCCTCGTTGGATCAGTCTTATGTGCTCCGCAGATCAGCGCTGAGGAGCCCGCTGAGTCCACGAAGTCCGCGTTGCTCACGCTTCAGGACGGCTCACAGATTCATGGGCAACTGAATCCGAGTCAGACCGCAGGCACGATTCGTTGGAGTATCGACGAATTCGTTTCGCCCATCGACTTCCCCGTTGATCATTTCGTCTCGGCGGTCTTCCCGGCTCCGGCCAGGCGAGAGCAGATGAAGGGCGTCTTCAGTGTCGAGTTTCACAGTGGGGATGTCATTGCGGGAGAGATCACGAAGTGGGAACAGGGGCAACTTACGCTCGAATCACCCCGGTTTGGCTCTCTCACCCTGCTTGAGAACGCGATTCGTCGGATCGATCGAATTGATGACGAGGCGGAACTGCTCTATTCGGGGCTGACGGGTGTCTCCGATTTCCGAACGGTCGAAGGCCCCTGGATCTTCGATGGAATGCGACTGGTCACCAGCGAACCGGGATCAAGAATTATTGGCGAATTCGAACTGCCCGACCGAGTAATGGTCGAATTCGCTGTCTCGCGGGAGGAAGGAGCAGAATTCTCTTTCGTAATCGCGTTTGATTCACGGGACAAACGAACGGCACCGTTCGGCTGGTCGTGTACGGCCTTTGGGAATTCGCTGGCCCTGATCTACGAGCAGGAAAAGTTCGCCGCACTCAAACCCGTCGGAACACTCTCCCAATCGGACACCGTGCGACTGATTGCCTATCTCGACCAGCCCGGAGGCGCGATTCATCTCTATGAACGGACCGGCAAACCTCTGGCCGTCTTGCAGATTCCGGAATCGATTCGTCTCGAGCACACCGACAAGCTCGCCACCGGACTGGGACTGATTCTTAATGACGAAGGAACCGTCAGACTCGAACAACTCTCCGTTTCCCACTGGAATGGAGTGCTTCCCGCCGCTCAGTTGAGCGCAATTCGGCAGTTCCATCTGAACGATGGGACGACAGTTGCCGGTCCCGCCGAGTCCTTCGAGCATTCCGCCGAAACAGTTACGCAGACACAAAACAATCAGACCTTGAGTTTTGAACTCACGGAGCTGAAGCGGGCTGTCTTTGCGGGGGAATCAAACCGAGAACCGCGGCAGGTCGTAGTCCTGATGAGCGATCAGTCGCGGATTTCAGGAGAACTCGTTTCCGTTTCTGACCAGACGCTCACGGTCCGGTCTCCAGACGTTGTGGAACCGATCGGTGTTTCACTGGCAGGCATACGAACATTGTTTAATGCCAGCGGACATGCTTCAGAGAAACGCGAGTCGAAAGACGACTCGGTCGCTACGTTGTATGTCAGTTCGGGAACCCTGAAGGGGCGCCTGGTCGACTCGACCGGCGCTGACGAAGAAAGCTGTCTTGTATGGCAACCACAACTCGGTTCGAGTTCCTCGGCACTCAAGCCGCTCCTCTCCGGTCGAATCGTCTATCGCGAACCGGTCGCTCCCAAGCCCGAAGTCACCGTGGAGGCGGTTCCTGTGGAACAGCCGAACCAGAATGCACTGCAGAAGTTTGGGCAGCTCTTTTTCGAGAATCTCGGCCGGGGACGAGCCCGACGGGAACGAAAAAATGAGGATCCCCAGCCGCACGATATTCATCTGATTACCGGGGATGTCATTCCGTGCGAAATCGAATCGATCAGTGCGCAAGGCGTCCATTTCTCAAGCAAAATGACCGACACACGCTTGATCGGCCACGAGCATCTGCGAGCGGTTGTTTTCGACCGCACGGCCGATGTTCCCGAACTTGAGAAGGCTCGCCGGGAGCGATTGCTGACGCTGCCACGAAATCAAAAAGCCTCGCCGCCGACCCACCTGCTCTGCTCGTCAGGTGGCGATTTTCTTCGCTGTCGGCTCAATGCTCTCGATCAGGACGCTCTGGTTGTCGAGATCCAGCTCAGTGATCACGAGATTCCCGCTGACCGAGTCTCGCACATCATCTGGATGCATCCGGAGCGATCGATTGGGACGGTTACCGGAGAGCGGGAAGGTGAATCGACCAGCGAAGAGAACCCGGAGCCGACAATGGTCGTCGCTGGCCAGATCCAGGCACGAATGGCGAAGGATAATCGCTCCACGTTCGTGCCCATCAGGGTGGAGAACGGAGAAATCGTCGGCACGAGTTCAGTTTTCGGCGAATGTCGGGTTCCGATCTCTCGGATCGATCAGCTCCTTCTGGGAGAGGCGGTTGTCGATGCTGCTGGTGACCTTCCGTATCACGACTGGAAACTTCAACCGGCCGTGGAGCCGCTTTACACTCAGGGGACCGGAGATGGACAAGGAGCCTCGGCCCCCGGCATGGCGTCGAGTCTGATCGATAAGCCGGCTCCCGACTTCCAGCTGCCGCTGCTGGATGGCGGAGAGTTTGTCCTCTCGGAGAATCGCGACCAGATCGTCCTGCTCGATTTCTGGGCGACCTGGTGTGGGCCCTGCATGCTGACAATGCCGCTGCTCGAGAAAGCCATGAAAGAGTTTGAGGGGAAATCGGTTCGGTTGATCTCGGTCAATCTGGAAGAGCGGCCAGAGCAGATTCGCGAGGTTCGGGACCGTCACAAACTCTCGATGACTGTCGCTTTGGACCGGGATGGCGCCATTTCCCGCCGGTATAGCATTCAATCGATCCCGCAGTTGATCGTCATCGATCGTGAGGGAGTTGTCCATCGTCATTTTATCGGAGGTGGACAAACTACTGTCGACGAGGCTGCGAGGGCTGTTCGCGACCTGTTAAAAGAGCCGGCTGACTCGCTTCCTTAA
- a CDS encoding RNA polymerase sigma factor, giving the protein MTKRAQGDFLPPEGDSVVTSLTLLNELGAGCDDAWTEFILKYRPWLMRNCRRAGLSEDDAENVIQEVLLTLHRRINQFNRARRGSFRRWLRLVLRSRVVDLFRSSNKFQEELKIAAARRQDRNCSGQQEEVDRHGRFSRTMELIKAEFSDRDLIILMQYLAYGQSARSIAEEFDVTPNTVYLIRSRILKRVREAILSLEEK; this is encoded by the coding sequence ATGACTAAACGAGCTCAAGGCGATTTTCTACCGCCCGAAGGGGACAGTGTCGTCACGTCTTTGACCCTTCTGAATGAGCTCGGGGCCGGCTGTGATGACGCCTGGACGGAATTCATTCTGAAGTACCGACCATGGTTGATGAGAAACTGCAGGCGAGCCGGGCTTTCTGAAGATGATGCAGAGAACGTCATTCAGGAGGTTCTGCTGACATTGCACCGTAGGATCAATCAGTTCAACCGGGCACGACGAGGATCATTTCGGCGCTGGCTGCGGCTCGTGCTTCGCTCACGAGTTGTGGATCTCTTTCGGAGCAGCAACAAGTTTCAGGAAGAGCTGAAGATTGCGGCGGCGCGTCGTCAGGATCGGAATTGTTCGGGGCAGCAGGAAGAGGTCGACCGGCACGGTCGCTTTTCGAGGACAATGGAACTCATTAAAGCGGAGTTCTCTGATCGCGATCTCATTATCCTGATGCAGTACCTGGCGTATGGTCAATCGGCCCGGAGCATCGCGGAGGAATTCGATGTCACGCCCAATACCGTCTACCTGATTCGCTCTCGCATTCTGAAACGCGTGAGGGAGGCAATCTTATCGCTTGAGGAGAAGTAG
- a CDS encoding DUF58 domain-containing protein encodes MSISGPQRSFLDPQVLSRLSSIPLFSRRAMVGNVSGIHASPHRGSSVEFAEYRKYVPGDDPRRLDWRAYGRSDRYYVKEFEADTNLRCCLILDTSGSMNFGTTGVTRLEYARRIAGSLAHIAIRQGDAVGLTCISDKLVRTIPPRRTPSHLRGIFDILEHAEAAGDTRLVERLHELAETIPQRALVVLLSDLFVSPSELREAFDHLRFRKHDVVVFHLLDPLELSFEFQRPMRFLDMEGGTSIFAEPNEIADRYQKALQAYLEEMKTVVLGSEVDYHRVRLDSDYELVLQNFLATRARTKGAR; translated from the coding sequence ATGTCGATCAGCGGACCTCAACGCAGCTTTCTCGATCCTCAGGTGCTGTCGCGCCTGTCGTCGATTCCGCTGTTTTCGCGTCGGGCGATGGTGGGCAACGTGTCAGGGATCCACGCCAGCCCGCATCGCGGGTCGAGTGTGGAATTCGCCGAGTATCGCAAGTACGTCCCTGGCGACGACCCGCGTCGTCTCGACTGGCGGGCTTATGGACGGTCCGATCGCTATTACGTCAAGGAATTCGAAGCCGATACGAACCTTCGCTGCTGCCTCATTCTTGACACCAGCGGCTCGATGAACTTCGGTACCACCGGAGTGACGCGGCTCGAATACGCCCGACGAATCGCGGGAAGTCTGGCTCACATTGCCATTCGGCAGGGAGACGCCGTCGGGCTGACCTGCATCTCCGATAAACTCGTGCGGACGATTCCTCCACGCAGAACTCCGTCGCATCTGCGGGGCATCTTCGACATCCTCGAACATGCTGAGGCGGCCGGGGATACTCGGCTCGTTGAACGACTGCACGAACTGGCCGAAACGATTCCCCAGCGGGCGCTGGTCGTGCTTCTTTCCGATCTCTTCGTGTCGCCCTCGGAGCTCCGGGAGGCCTTTGATCATCTTCGCTTCCGCAAACACGACGTCGTCGTGTTTCATCTCCTCGACCCGCTGGAGCTGAGCTTTGAGTTCCAGCGACCAATGCGGTTTCTCGATATGGAAGGCGGGACGTCGATTTTCGCCGAGCCGAATGAGATTGCCGATCGGTATCAGAAGGCGCTTCAGGCGTACCTGGAAGAAATGAAGACGGTCGTGCTCGGCTCCGAAGTCGATTATCACCGCGTTCGTCTCGATAGCGATTATGAACTCGTGCTGCAGAACTTTCTCGCCACCCGGGCGCGAACGAAGGGGGCGCGATGA
- a CDS encoding squalene--hopene cyclase, protein MTKTNKRAYLVLLALSLSVGMASRQAMAQLPELRSGDPLPRDVREMYDRGLKYLVETQTEAGNWSGGYSGPGTTGMALMCFLASGEDPNFGIYAGNIRRALRSMISAQDSGTGYMGNSMYHHGFAMLAFSEAYGTVDDRDLWPAGEGASQRSIGQALELAVRSAITSQKKNSYGAWRYSPGGSDADTSVAGAVLVGLLAARNAGIEVPDESVDRAIAYFVSMTAPSGQVAYSGGIGGFDESMARISIATLVYAVARRKDLPQYESTLKYLTNKLAGGSSGHGGVEYQRYYQAQALFQGDFEAWQKWNRDLIRQLQTVQQPDGSFEGSYGKETSTPLSLLALAVNYRFLPIYER, encoded by the coding sequence ATGACGAAGACGAACAAACGCGCGTATCTGGTTCTGCTGGCTTTATCCCTCTCTGTTGGGATGGCCTCGCGACAGGCGATGGCCCAGCTCCCGGAGTTGAGATCGGGCGATCCCCTGCCGCGCGACGTCCGGGAGATGTATGACCGGGGACTGAAGTATCTGGTCGAGACGCAAACCGAAGCTGGAAACTGGTCCGGCGGCTATTCCGGGCCCGGAACGACTGGCATGGCGCTGATGTGTTTTCTGGCTTCCGGCGAAGATCCCAACTTTGGCATCTATGCCGGGAATATCCGTCGAGCGCTCAGAAGTATGATTTCGGCACAGGATTCCGGAACCGGTTACATGGGCAACTCCATGTATCACCATGGGTTCGCGATGCTGGCTTTCTCTGAAGCTTACGGAACAGTTGACGACAGGGACTTGTGGCCAGCTGGAGAAGGTGCGTCGCAGCGTTCGATCGGTCAGGCTCTGGAACTTGCCGTCCGTTCCGCCATCACTTCACAGAAGAAGAACTCCTACGGAGCCTGGCGTTATTCTCCCGGCGGCTCCGATGCCGACACGTCCGTGGCCGGGGCGGTTCTGGTGGGCCTGCTGGCTGCACGAAACGCTGGCATCGAAGTGCCGGACGAATCCGTCGACCGGGCGATTGCCTATTTCGTGAGTATGACCGCACCGTCCGGGCAGGTGGCCTACTCCGGGGGAATCGGCGGCTTCGATGAATCCATGGCGCGAATCTCGATTGCGACGCTGGTGTATGCCGTTGCCCGGCGAAAAGATTTGCCGCAGTACGAGTCGACACTCAAGTATCTGACCAACAAGCTCGCCGGCGGCAGTTCCGGTCACGGTGGCGTTGAATATCAGCGTTACTATCAGGCCCAGGCTCTGTTCCAGGGAGACTTTGAAGCCTGGCAGAAATGGAACCGTGACCTGATCCGCCAGCTCCAGACGGTCCAGCAGCCGGATGGCAGCTTTGAGGGAAGCTACGGCAAGGAAACCTCGACGCCACTGAGTCTGCTCGCTCTCGCCGTTAACTATCGCTTTCTTCCCATCTACGAACGTTGA